The Pelodiscus sinensis isolate JC-2024 unplaced genomic scaffold, ASM4963464v1 ctg59, whole genome shotgun sequence genome includes a window with the following:
- the LOC102462053 gene encoding olfactory receptor 2G3-like — protein sequence MDDANWTSVSEFVANSMLVGLVWTDPQLHSPMYFFISQLSMVDMGMVSIILPQALVHALTQHRTMPFASCMAQLFIYVAVFNMEGYLLAAMAYDRYVAVCNPLRYAAVVTRSLCLKMVAASLAVVIPHALLHTVMAAQLRYCSNHLQHFLCHMQSLMSLSCTRSISKELVVSIEGVLVVGAPPTFILVSYIFIGVAVARLRSAQAVRKALSTCSSHLTVATLTYGTVIWVYFHPDSGNTPGQKQQVTFLYTSVVPTLNPLIYSLRNKDVAAALRRAKRKVLTWGT from the coding sequence ATGGACGATGCCAACTGGACGTCCGTCTCCGAATTTGTGGCCAACTCCATGCTTGTGGGGCTGGTGTGGactgacccccagctccacagccccatGTATTTCTTCATCAGCCAGCTTTCTATGGTGGACATGGGCATGGTCTCCATcatcctgccccaggctctggtgcaCGCCCTGACCCAGCACCGGACCATGCCCTTTGCCAGCTGCATGGCCCAGCTCTTCATCTACGTGGCGGTTTTCAACATGGAGGGCTACCTGCTGGctgccatggcctacgaccgctacgtggccGTCTGCAACCCACTGCGCTATGCCGCCGTGGTGACGCGGTCCCTGTGCCTCAAAATGGTGGCTGCTTCGTTGGCCGTGGTGATCCCACACGCCCTGCTGCACACCGTCATGGCTGCCCAGCTGCGTTACTGCAGCAACCACCTGCAACATTTCTTGTGTCACATGCAATCTCTGATGAGTCTCTCCTGCACCCGTTCTATCAGCAAGGAGCTGGTGGTCTCCATTGAGGGTGTCTTGGTGGTgggagcccctcccacattcaTCCTGGTTTCCTACATCTTCATCGGGGTGGCCGTGGCCCGTCTGCGCTCTGCCCAAGCCGTGCGCAAGGCCCTCTCCACCTGTAGCTCCCACCTGACCGTAGCGACGCTTACCTACGGCACCGTGATCTGGGTCTACTTCCACCCAGACTCCGGCAACACACCAGGGCAAAAACAGCAAGTGACCTTCTTGTACACCTCAGTAGTgcccaccctgaaccccctcatctacagcctgaggaacaaggacgtGGCCGCCGCCCTGAGGAGGGCAAAGAGGAAGGTCCTGACTTGGGGTACGTGA